The Verrucomicrobiota bacterium region TGGTGAACATCTTGTCGGCCTCGACCGCATTGTTCTCGTTGAGATCGACCCGCAGCAGCTTCCGGTGGGCAGGGTCCATGGTGGTCGCGAAAAGTTCTTTCGCGTTCATTTCGCCCAATCCCTTGAACCGCTTGATCTGTACCCCGCGGCGGCCGATCTCTTTCACGCTGTTCAGGATCTGCGGGATGGAAAATAACGAGGTCAGGGCAGCCCGGTCGTCCTCGCCTTCGATCAACTCGAAGATCGGCTGATCGCTGGCCGAGTAGTGCTCGACCCGCAAGCCGCGATGGTCCAGTTCATGGATGATCTTCAGAATCGCATTCGATTCATGGAGCTCCACCCGACGAGCGCGCCGGCGGAGGTGAGGGGAAAGCGATCCGTTGTCGCCGGCCTGCCCGTTACGAGCCGAAGGCTGCCCGTTGGTTTCACCCGCGTCGGTCGCAGCAGCGGCACCGGCACCGTCGCCGTCGGCCACAGTTGCTTCCTCGCCGTCCAGTTCCGGAGCGATTTCCGCTTCGTATAGATTAAGGTCGGGGTTCTGGTTCGAAAATTCCTTCAGGGCCGATTCGTCATGAAAGTAGCGGACGTACTCGGTGTTACCCTCGCGGACCTTGACCATGTAATGCGGCAAGTCGCCCGTCGCCGGGTCCCGGTGCCGCAGGTAATCCTCAAAATCGCCCCCGTGCTTCCGGACGGCCTCGCTTAACTTGGCCAGCTTTTCCAGCCGGTCGAGAATCTCGATCAGCTGTTCCCGCGAAAATTCCTTTCCGTCACTGAGATTCCGCAGGCGCACCTCCTCGGCCCCCAGGGAAATCAGGATCTTGTTCAGCTGGGAATCGTCGTCGACGTATTCCTCGCGCTTCTTCCGCTTGATCTGGTACAAAGGCGGCTGGGCAATATAAATATGGCCACGCCGGACCAGCTCAGGCATTTGCCGGTAGAAAAACGTCAGCAACAGCGTCCGGATGTGTGACCCGTCGACGTCCGCATCGGTCATGATGATGATGCGGCCGTAACGCAGCCTGGCCAGGTTGAAAGACCCTTCCGCGTCGCCGTCCCCGATGCCGGTACCGATCGCGGTGATCATCGTCTGGATTTCCTGGTTCTGCAGGACTTTATCCAGGCGCGCCTTCTCCACGTTGAGCAGCTTGCCCCGGATCGGCAGAATGGCTTGAAACCGGCGGTCGCGTCCTTGCTTGGCTGAACCGCCGGCGGAATCTCCTTCCACGATGTAAAGTTCCGTCCTGGTCGCGTCGCGCTCGGAACAGTCGGCCAGTTTGCCCGGCAGACCGCCCCCGGTCAGGGCCGTTTTGCGCACCGCTTCGCGCGCCTTCCGGGCCGCTTCACGCGCCCGGGCCGCCATCAGGCATTTCTCAATGATCTTTTTGGCGATGCCCGGGTTTTCTTCACAGAACCGGCTCAGCCCTTCGTAGGTCACCGATTGGACCGCCGGCTTTATTTCGTTGTTGACGAGCTTGCCTTTGGTCTGGGAGCTGAAACGCGGGTTGGTCAGCTTCACGCTCAGCACGCAAACCAGCCCTTCACGCAGATCGTCGCCCGTCAGGTCCGGATCTTTATCTTTCAGAAGGTTGTTGGCGCGCGCATAATTCTTGATCGCACTGGTCAACCCCGTTTTGAGCCCTTCCAGGTGCATGCCGCCGTCCGCATTCGGAATGGAGTTGGCGAAGCACTGGATTTGCTCGGAATAGGCGTCCGTGTACTGGAGCACCACGTCGACGTAGCTGAGTTCGACCTGATCATCCATCGGCAGTTCACGCATCCCGCTGATCACGATCGGGTCGGGGTGGATGAGTTGCTTGTTCTCACCGAGCGCCTTGACGTACTGCCGGATGCCGTCCTTGTAACAGAACGACTCTTTGCGGACCGGATCCGCCCGCTCATCCGTCAATACGATCTCCAGGCCGCGATTCAGGAAGGCAAGTTCCCGCATGCGGTTGGCCAGGATCTCAAACTTGAACTCGGTCGTGATCGTGAAAATCACCGGATCAGGCAGAAAGGTAATCAGCGTGCCGCTGATCCGCTTATTCTGCACCTCGCCGATGACCTCAAGTTTGCGGGTGGTTTTACCCTGGGAAAAAGCGATGTGATAAACTTTGCCGTCCCGCGTGACCTCAGCCTTGAACCACTCGGAGAGCGCGTTGACGCACTTGGCGCCGACGCCGTGTAAACCACCGGAGAATTTATAAGCGCCCTGGCCGAATTTACCCCCGGCGTGCAGGTTGGTCAGCACCAGTTCGATGGCCGGCATGTGGAATTTCGGATGCATTTCCACCGGGATGCCCCGGCCGTTATCCCGGATCGAAACGGAACCGTCGATATGGATCGTGACTTCAATGCGGCTGCAGAAACCGGCAAGGTGCTCGTCAATCGAGTTGTCCAGAACTTCGAAAACGCAGTGGTGCAACCCCCGTTCGTCCGGGTCGCCGATGTACATCCCTGGGCGTTTCCGGACCGCCTCTAACCCTTCAAGTTTATCAATTTGTGCTGCGCCGTAATTCGAAATATCAGACATATTCAAGACAGGGCCTGAGAAACAGGCCTGCATGCTACCGCGTTAAGGGAAGAAAAATATCCCGAAAAACCGTACTTTGCAAGTGCGGACCTGGGCAGCAGTTGAGGATGTTGATTAAGCGCACCCCAATATGTTGGGGTTCGAATCTTTTGCAAACCCTAAATACGCGCTCCAGCGTGACCCTGGCCAGGGCTCGCAATCCGCGCTAAGGTGGTGCCCATGAAAACCTATGACTTTGCCGTCATCGGTGGCGGGAGCGCCGGGTACGCCGCGGCCGCGATTGCCTGGCGACTCGGCCTGAAGACTTGCTGCATTGAGGGGGGTAAAGACGTGGGTGGCCTTTGCATCCTGCGCGGTTGCATGCCGAGCAAAACCTTCATCGAATCGGCCAACCGGTTTGTGACGTTGCGGCGCGCGCAGGATTACGGGCTACGCACCGGCAAGATCGGATTTGAGCCGGGCGAAATCCTGGCCCGTAAACGCCGGTTGGTCGGTGAGTTCGCGGGGTACCGCGCCCATCAGCTTCGCGCCGGCCGGTTCAAGCTCCTGCGCGGGCGGGCCCGTTTCCTGGATGCCAACCGCATCGAGGTCCAGCACCTTGACTCGGCGGGAGAACCGGTGCCGGAAACGAGCCAGGTTTTTGCGAAGACCATCCTGATTTCAACCGGATCGGTCATCGATGTGATTGATCTGCCGGGACTGGCCGAAGCCGGTTTTCTGACGAGCGATTCCGTTCTGGAGTCCGCGCGCATGCCTGCATCGGTGGTG contains the following coding sequences:
- the gyrB gene encoding DNA topoisomerase (ATP-hydrolyzing) subunit B, which translates into the protein MSDISNYGAAQIDKLEGLEAVRKRPGMYIGDPDERGLHHCVFEVLDNSIDEHLAGFCSRIEVTIHIDGSVSIRDNGRGIPVEMHPKFHMPAIELVLTNLHAGGKFGQGAYKFSGGLHGVGAKCVNALSEWFKAEVTRDGKVYHIAFSQGKTTRKLEVIGEVQNKRISGTLITFLPDPVIFTITTEFKFEILANRMRELAFLNRGLEIVLTDERADPVRKESFCYKDGIRQYVKALGENKQLIHPDPIVISGMRELPMDDQVELSYVDVVLQYTDAYSEQIQCFANSIPNADGGMHLEGLKTGLTSAIKNYARANNLLKDKDPDLTGDDLREGLVCVLSVKLTNPRFSSQTKGKLVNNEIKPAVQSVTYEGLSRFCEENPGIAKKIIEKCLMAARAREAARKAREAVRKTALTGGGLPGKLADCSERDATRTELYIVEGDSAGGSAKQGRDRRFQAILPIRGKLLNVEKARLDKVLQNQEIQTMITAIGTGIGDGDAEGSFNLARLRYGRIIIMTDADVDGSHIRTLLLTFFYRQMPELVRRGHIYIAQPPLYQIKRKKREEYVDDDSQLNKILISLGAEEVRLRNLSDGKEFSREQLIEILDRLEKLAKLSEAVRKHGGDFEDYLRHRDPATGDLPHYMVKVREGNTEYVRYFHDESALKEFSNQNPDLNLYEAEIAPELDGEEATVADGDGAGAAAATDAGETNGQPSARNGQAGDNGSLSPHLRRRARRVELHESNAILKIIHELDHRGLRVEHYSASDQPIFELIEGEDDRAALTSLFSIPQILNSVKEIGRRGVQIKRFKGLGEMNAKELFATTMDPAHRKLLRVDLNENNAVEADKMFTILMGDVVEPRRAFIEDNALNVRNLDV